The Fusobacterium periodonticum 1_1_41FAA genomic sequence CTTTAATTTTATTTTATTTTCGAATACGAGTTATTTTATAATTATACTAGCTAAATGTCAATAAGAAAAATAAAAAAGATAGGCTTTTGACCTATCTTTTTAAATTTATTTGATAATTATTAAATAAATCCTTTATAGTCTCTCATGACTAAATGAGCATCTATTTGTTGTATAGTATCTAGTGCAACACCAACAACAATGATTATTCCTGTTCCACCAAAATAAACTGGAAGTCCCATAGAAGTAAATATTACATATGGTAGTATAGAAATTACTGCTAAGAATAATCCCCCACCCCATGTAATTCTTGAAGCAACACCTTCAAGATATTCTACTGTTTCTTCTCCTGGTCTGATTCCAGGTATAGTTCCTCCACTTTGTCTTAAGTTTTCTGCAACCTTTTCAGGATCAAAAACTAAAGCTGTGTAGAAAAATGAGAAGAACATTATTACTAAAGCATACAATATCATATATACTGGGTGATTTTGCCCAAATATTATAGATAAAGTTGTTTTTAATTGTAAGTCTGAAGGAAGAGCGTTAACTATTACTCCAGGAATTAACATAAACACAGATGCAAAGATTACAGGCATTACTCCTGCTGTATTAAGTCTTAGTGGTATAAAAGATTTTTCTCCTATTCCACTTTTTGAGCTAAATCCTTTTCCAACATAATGGATAGGAATTTTTCTTTGCCCAAGTTGAAATAATACTATTCCTGCTATCGATACAGTAGCAAGGAAAGCTACTAATACAAATAGAGGAATTAAGAATTTATCTCCTTGCATTTTTTGAACTGTTTGTATAACACTTGAAGGAGCTCTTGATATTACATTTAAGAATATAATAAGTGAAACTCCGTTTCCTATTCCTTTGACAGAAATTTGTTCTCCTACCCACATTAAGAATACAGTTCCAGCTGTTAGTGTAGTTATTGTTCTTACAAAAAAGCTTATTCCTGGATTATAAACAAGCCCAACAGATTGTAGCCAAAGACAAACCCCAGCTCCTTGAATAATAGCAAGTGCTATTGTCAAGTATCTTGTCCATTGAGTTATTCTATTTCTTCCAGATTCCCCTTCTTTTTGAATTTCTTCAAGTTGAGGAATAATAGATACAAGTAAACTTACAACTATTGACGCATTAATGTAAGGGATAATCCCTAATGAGAATATAGATATTCTTGTGAAGGCTCCTCCAGAAAACATATTTATATAACTAAGTACGTCACTTTTAGAAGCCATCGAAGCAAGTCTATCCACATCTACACCAGGAGCAGGAATTAAAGTTCCTACTCTGGCAACCAAGAACATTAATAATGTGAAAATAATTCTTTCTCTAAGTTCAGGAATTTTTACTATACTACTTAATCTAGAGCTAAATTTCTCCATTAAAGTCATATATACACCTACCTCAGATTAATATTATTTATTACTTTCTGCTCTTTCAAAACCTTTAACTTCAACTATTTCAACTGTTCCACCTTTTGCTTCAATAGCAGCTTGAGCTGATTTAGATATTTTATGTACTTTAACAGTTAATTTTTTGTTAAGTTCTCCATTTCCTAAAACTTTGATTCCATCTCTTACTTTTTTGATTAAGAATTTATTGAATAAAGTTTCTAAAGTTACTTCTTCTCCATCTTCAAAGTTATCATTTAAAAATGATAAAGATACTACTGTATATTCTTTTTTGAATATAGCGTTTGAGAATCCTCTTTTTGGAACTCTTCTATAGATAGGCATTTGTCCACCTTCAAAGTAAGGTTTTACTCCTCCACCTGCTCTTGAATTTTGACCATTGCTACCTTTTCCAGCTGTTTTTCCCCAACCAGATGAGTTTCCTCTTCCTATTCTTTTTCTGTTCTTTTTAGGAACTGAAGGTGTTAATTCATTTAGTTTCACTATGCTTGCACCTCCTCAATTTTTAACAAATAAGAAATTTGAGCTAATTTCCCTTTTAATTCAGGTGTTTCATTATGTTCTACAACATCATGCATCTTCTTAAGCCCTAGTGACTTTGCAGTCGCTATGTGATTAGGCTTTCTTCCGATTATGCTTTTTACAAGCTCTATTCTAAGTCTTGCCATTTCATCTTCCTCCTAGCTTAAGATATCCTTAACTTCTAATCCTCTTAAAGCTGCTATTTCTTGAGCAGTTCTAAGTAATTTTAATGCTTCCACAGTAGCTCTTGCTACATTATGTTTATTTCTTGACCCTTTAATTTTAGTTAAAATGTCATGAACCCCAACTAATTCTAATATTTCTCTTGAAGCAGAACCAGCTATTACTCCAGTCCCTTCATATGCTGGTGCCATCCATAAAGTAGTTGCTCCCCATCTTCCTGTAATTTCATGAGGTATTGTATTATTCTTTAAAGATATCTTTACGATATTCTTTTTTGCAGCTGCAATAGCTTTTCTTATAGCATCAGGAACTCCGTTTGCTTTTCCTAGTCCTAATCCTATTTTACCTTCTCCATCTCCAACAGCAGCTAATACTGAGAAAGATATTGTTCTTCCTCCTTTAGTTGTCTTAGAAACTCTAGATATCTTCAATAATTTTTCTTGATATTGATTATCTTCTCTGTTCAACAAGTGAAATCCTCCTCTCTCTAGAAATTAGAAGCTTAATCCAGCTTCTCTAGCCGCTTCTGCAAGAGCCGCTACTCTTCCTGTATATTTATATCCTGATCTATCGAAAACGATAGCATTTATTCCTTTTTCTTTAGCTCTTTCAGCTATTGCTTTACCAATGGCTTTTGCCGCTTCAACGTTTCCACCATTAGCAATACTTCCTTTTAATGCTTTATCTATTGTAGATGCAGATACTAGAGTAACTCCATTTACATCATCGATTAATTGAGCAAAAATGTTAGTATTTGATCTAAAAACTGAAAGTCTAGGTCTTTCTGGAGTTCCAGAAATCTTATTTCTTATTGACATTTGCTTTTTTTGTCTTGACGCTTTTCTATCAACTTTTTTAAACAACTGTCTTACCTCCTTTTTAAGCTATTTTAAGACTTTTTACCTTCTTTTCTTCTAATATGTTCATCAGCATATTTAACCCCTTTACCTTTATATGGTTCAGGTGGTCTCTTAGCTCTTATATTAGCTGCAACTTGACCTACTAATTCTTTTTCGATTCCATCTATATGAATAGTAGTATTCTTTTCAACAGTAAAAGTAATTCCAGGTATTTCATCTATGATTACTGGATGAGAAAATCCTAAAGATATTTCTAATCCTTTTCCTTTAGCTGCTGCTCTATATCCTACCCCTACTAAAGTAAGAGTTTTTCTGTATCCTTCAGAAACTCCTTTAACCATGTTGTTGATTAAAGCTCTAGTAGTTCCGTGTATTGATCTTATGAATGGTTCATCATTAGGTCTTTCGAATGTAATGTGACCATCTTCTAATTTTATAGTTATATTTTTATTAAATTCTTTAGTTAATGTACCCTTTGGTCCTTTTACAGTAACAACATTGTCTTTTACTGAAAAATCAACTCCAGAAGGCACAGCTATAGGTTTTTTACCTACTCTTGACATTAATGTACACCTCCTAAGTTTTTATTACCATACAAATGCAAGGACTTCTCCACCAACTTTTTCAGCTCTAGCAACTTTATCTGTAATAACCCCTTTTGAAGTTGAAACTATTGCTATTCCAAGTCCAGATAGAACTCTTGGCATATCTTCCACTGAAGAGTAAACTCTTCTTCCAGGTTTAGATATTCTCTTTAATCCTTTTATAACTCTTTCTTTTCCTGCATATTTTAAATAAACTCTTATATTTTTCTTATTTTCTTCATCAGTAACAATTTTGAAATTAGAAATATATCCTTGCTCTTTTAAGATTTCAGCTATTCTTTCTTTCATCTTTGAGTGAGGTATATCTACTTTTTCATGCATAACTGCATTAGCATTTCTTACTCTTGTTAACATATCAGCAATTGGATCTGTTAAATACATCTATTTAAATCCTCCTTCCTTTGATTAATTACCAAGATGATTTTTTTACACCAGGTATAAGTCCAGCACCTGCAAGTTGTCTAAACTTAACTCTTGATATTCCGAATTCTCTCATAAATCCTCTTGGTCTACCATCTAATTGACATCTATTTCTTTTTCTAACAACTGAAGAATCTTTTGGTAATTTGTTTAATTCAAACATAGCTTCCATATCTCCAGCAGCGATTCTTTTCTTTAATTCAGCTCTTTTTTCAGCATATTTGTCAACAAGTTTTGCTCTTTTAACATCTCTTGCGATCATTGACTTTTTCGCCATCTACTTTAACCTCCCTACAATTACTTCTTGAAAGGCATTCCAAAAGCCTTTAGTAATGCTCTTCCTTCTTCATCTGTTTTTGCAGAAGAAACCATAGTGATAGACATTCCTAAAAGTTTTTCAACTTTATCAAAGTCTATTTCAGGAAATACTAATTGGTCTCTCAATCCTACTGAATAATTTCCTCTTCCATCAAATGAGTCGCTTGGAACTCCTTCGAAGTCTCTAACTCTTGGAAGAACTACGTTTACTAATCTATCTAAGAAATCATACATTCTTTCTTTTCTTAAAGTAACTTTTGCACCAATAGGCATTCCTTCTCTTAATTTGAAACCAGCTTCAGATTTTTTAGCTTTTCTCAATAATGGTTTTTGTCCAGTGATTAAAGTTAAATCTGCCATAGCAGCATCTATTAATTTAGAATTTTGAGTAGCTTCTCCAACTCCCATATTAACTATGATCTTTTCTAGTTTAGGACAATCCATGATATTTTTAATTTCTAATTCTTTCATTAATTTAGGAACCACTACTTCATTATAGAATTTGTGGTATCTTGAAACATATTTATCCACTTATGCTTTCCTCCTTTCTTATATTATTTCTCCAGATTTTTTTGAAACTCTTACTTTTTTTCCATCTCTAACTTCATATCCAACTCTTGTTGGTTGTTTAGTCTTTTCATCAAACAGCATAACTTTTGATGAGAAGATTGCAGCTTCTTTTTCTACAACTCCACCTTGTGGGTTCACTTGAGATGGCTTTAAATGTTTTGTTACTATATTTATACCTTCTACGATTATTTTTCCTTTTTTAGGGAAAACTCTTAGAACTTTACCTGTTTTCTTTTTATCTTTTCCAGATATTACATAAACTATATCTCCAGTTTTTACATGTAATGATTCAGGAACAAATTTAATTTTAGGTCTAGCCATGTTTCTTATAAGCCTCCTCTCTCATTATATAACTTCTATTGCTAGAGATAAGATTTTCATAAAGTTTTTCGCTCTTAATTCTCTTGCAACTGGTCCAAATATTCTTGTTGCTTTTGGTTCGTTGTTATTATTAATTACAACTCCAGCATTATCATCGAATTTTATGTATGAACCATCGTCTCTTCTAGTTTCTTTTCTTGTTCTTACTATAACAGCCTTTACTACATCTCCCTTTTTAACGTTACCACCAGGGATAGCTTCTTTAACTGATGCCACAACAATGTCACCAATTCTTCCAAATCTCTTTTTAGATCCGCCTAAAACTCTTATTACCATAAGTTTTTTAGCCCCTGAGTTATCAGCAACATTAAGGATAGTTTGTTGTTGTACCATTAAAATATCCTCCTCTCACTAAATGTGATTATCTTGCCTTTTCTATGATTTCTACTAGTCTCCAATTTTTATCCTTAGATAAACGTCTAGTTTCCATTATTCTTACTTTATCTCCTACTTGAGCTACATTTTCTTCATCATGAGCTTTAAATTTAGTAGTTCTTTTTACTCTTTTCTTGTATATAGGATGAAGTATCATTGTTTCTATAGCAACAACTATAGTTTTTTCCATTTTGTCAGAAACAACTATTCCTTCTCTTACTTTTCTTTCGTTTCTCAAGATTAACCTCCTCTTTATATATTAAAGAAATTATTATCTTTCATTTAAGATAGTGTTGATTCTTGCAATTTCTCTTCTAACTTCTCTTATTTTAGCTGTATTAGTTAGTTGACCTAATGAAAGTTGGAACTTCAAGTTGAATAATTCTTCTTTTAGCTCTTTACACTTAACAACTAGGTCTTCACTAGTCATTTCTCTTATTTCTTTAGCTCTCATTAGTTTTCACCACCATTTTCTTTTTCTTCTCTTTTAACAACTTTACATCTGATTGGTAATTTCATAGCTGCTTTTCTTAAAGCTGCCTTAGCTTTTTCTTCAGTTACTCCTGAAACTTCGAATAATATTCTTCCAGGTCTTACTACTGATACCCAACCTTCAACGTTTCCTTTACCTTTACCCATTCTCACTCCAGCAGGTCTTGCTGTGATTGGTTTGTCAGGGAATATTCTTATATATGTTTTCCCTTCTCTTTTAAATGTTCTGTTGATAGCAACCCGACAAGATTCTATTTGTCTGTTTGTTATCCAAGATGGTTCAAGAGCTTGTAATCCATAATCTCCAAAAGCAACAAAGTTACCTTTATGAGCTGCCCCTTTCATTCTACCTCTGAACATTTTTCTATGTTTTGTTCTCTTTGGCATCAACATAATTAAGCTTCCCCTCCTTCTTTCTTACTAGGAAGAACTTCACCATGGAATATCCATACTTTAATTCCTAAAGCTCCGTAAGTTGTGTGAGCTGTTGCTACTGCATAATCTATGTCTGCTCTTAATGTATGTAAAGGAACTTTTCCTTCAACTGCCCATTCAGATCTAGCAATTTCAGCACCATTTAATCTTCCTGAAATCATTACTTTTATACCTTTAACTTCTGGAGATTTCATAGATCTTGATATAGCTTGAGTCATAGCTTTTTTGTAAGCTATTCTCTTTTCAATTTGAGCAGCTATCGATTCTGCAACTAATACAGCATCTCCATTTAAGTCTTTTATTTCTTGTACTTTAACAGTTACTTTTTTAGCTGTTAATTTTTCAAGTTTAGCTCTAAGTGCATCTATTTCAGCACCTTTTCTTCCAATTATTAATCCTGCTTTTCCAGTATGTATATGTACAACTACTTGTGAAGGAGATGTTCTTTCGATTCTTACCTTAGAAATCCCTGTATGGAAGTAGTTTTTCTTTATAAATTCTTTTATTTGCACATCTTCATGGAAGTATTTTACATACTCTTTTTTATCTGCATACCAATTAGAATCCCAAGCTCTTGTAATTCCAAGTCTTAGTCCTCTAGGGTCTACTTTTTGTCCCACAGTTTTACCTCCTTAATCTTATTTTTCAGATACTGCCACTGTTATATGAGCAGTTGGTTTTCTGATTATATCAGCTCTTCCCATTGCTCTTGGCATAACTCTTTTTAAAACTGGTCCTTGATTTATCATTATAGTTGACACTACTAATTTTTCTTCATCCATTTTGAAGTTATTTGTTGCATTTGCTACTGCTGACATCAAAGTTTTCTTTATAATTCTAGCAGCTTTTTTATTTGTAAATTCTAGAATATCTATCGCATCTAGTGCTGATTTACCTCTCACTAAGTCAGCTACTAATCTAGCTTTTCTAGGAGATAGTCTTACGAATCTAGTTATTGCTTTAGCTTCCACTAGTCCATCCTCCTTCTTTTAATGAATTTTATTTTTTCTTCTTATCTACACCATGTCCATGATATGTTCTAGTTGGTGCAAATTCTCCTAATTTATGTCCTACCATTTGTTCAGTTACGTGAACTGGGATATGTTTTTTTCCATTATATACTCCAAAAGTTAATCCTATAAAATTTGGGAATATTGTAGATCTTCTTGACCAAGTTTTGATAACAGCTTTGTTGTTGTTAGAAGCAACTGCTTCTTCAACTTTAGCCATTAAATGATGGTCACAAAAAGGTCCTTTTTTTAATGATCTTGCCATTACTAATTAGCCTCCTCTCGCAAATTATTTTTCGTTTCTTCTTCTTACGATAAATTTGTCAGAAGTCTTTCTACCTCTTGTTTTAATACCAAGTGCTGGTTTTCCCCAAGGTGTTAAAGGTGATTTTCTTCCAACTGAGTTCTTTCCTTCTCCTCCACCATGTGGGTGATCTACTGGGTTCATTACAGCTCCTCTTACGTGAGGTCTTTTTCCCATGTGTCTAGCTCTTCCAGCTTTACCGATACTTACTAAGTTGTGTTCTGAATTTCCAACTTCTCCAACAGTTGCCATACATTCACCATGTATTAATCTTAATTCTCCTGAAGGTAATTCAACGTGGCAGTAAGTTCCTTCTTTAGCTACAAGTCTTGCAGCAGTTCCAGCAGATCTTACTAATTGTCCACCTTTACCTTTTTGAAGTTCTACGTTGTGAATTTGAACCCCAACTGGCATATCTTTTAATTTAAGTGCATTTCCAGGTTTGATATCAGCTTTGCTTCCAGCAGAAACTATATCTCCTTTTTTTAGTCCTTTAGGAGCTAGTATATATCTTTTTTCTCCATCAAAATAGAATAATAAAGCGATATTTGCTGATCTGTTAGGATCATATTCTATTGTTGCAACTCTTGCAGGAACATCTAATTTATTTCTTTTGAAATCTATAATTCTGTATAATCTTTTGTGTCCTTTTTGTCTGTCTCTACAAGTTCTGTGACCATAATTATCTCTACCATACGCTGATTTTAGAGGTACAGTTAAAGATTTTTCAGGTCTTACTTTATCTAATTCATCATTTACTATTCTAGACATATGTCTAGTACCATTAGTAATTGGTTTCATTTTTCTAATAGCCATTTTTTATTTTCCTCCATTGACCTATATATATCTTTAAGCTTCTTATACTTCTTTGAAGTAAGTTATTGTGTTTTCTTTAGCTAATTTAACAATTGCTTTTTTCTTAGCTTGAGTCTTATAAAGTCTCATACCATGTCTTTTAGTAATTGGTTTTTTGTTTATTGTAGCTACATCTTCAACTTTTACATTGAATATAGTTTCTATAGCTTTTTTTATTTCTATTTTATTAGCTTTTGGATGTACTTCAAAAGTATACTTATTGTATTCTTTTCTTAAAAGTTCTGTTTTTTCTGTAACAACAGGCTTTTTGATTATATCATAAACATTCATTATCCTAGTACCTCCTCTACAACAGCTAATGCTTCTTTTGTAAGAATTACTTTTTCTTGTTTTAGTAACCAGTAAACACCAATTTCATTTGGTTGTAAAATTACTGCGTTTTCTAAGTTTCTTGCTGACAAGTATAAATTGTAATCTTTTATTAAATCTCCTACTACGAATAGTTGTTTTTGTTTTGCATCAACTTTATTTACTAAATTTACTATCACTTTTGTTTTAGGTGTGTCTATTCCTTCATAGTCTAACACTAATACATTTCCAGCTGCTACCTTTGCAGATAAAGCTGATCTTAATGCTAGATTTCTAACTTTTTTATTAACTTTCTTTTCATATGATCTTGGATGAGGACCAAATGTAACTCCTCCACCTACCATATGAGGTGCTCTTATTGAACCTTGTCTTGCTCTACCAGTACCTTTTTGTTTGAAAGGTTTTCTTCCTCCACCTCTAACCATTGCTCTAGTCTTAGTAGAAGCTGTACCTTGTCTAGCAGCTGCTAATTCAGCAGTAAGTACTTCATGAAGAACTACTTTATTTGGCTCAATCCCAAACACTGCATCATTAACTTCAAGAGTACCAGTTTGATCTCCTGCTAAGTTATATACGTTTAAAACTGCCATTGTTTTCCTCCTCTTTCTACTATCCTATTACTTTCTTCACAGCTGGTTTAATTACTAAATAACTGTTTTTAGCTCCAGGAACTGCTCCTTTTATTAAAAGTAAGTTGTGTTCAACATCAACTTTAACTACTTTTAAATTTTGAACTGTTACTGTTGCGTTTCCGTGTTGTCCTGCCATTCTTTTCCCTTTTAGAACTTTACCAGGCCAACTTGACATCCCTATTGATCCACCAAGTCTGTGGTTTCTTGAAACCCCGTGTGAAGCTCTATTTCCACCAAATCCGTGTCTTTTCATAACACCAGATGTTCCTTTACCTTTTGAAGTTCCTGTGATATCTACATATCCAACTTCTGCTAGAACATCAACTTTGATTTCTTGTCCTAATTCATATCCTTCAACTGTTTCAACAGCTAATTCTCTAACGAATCTTTGAGGTTTAACCCCAGCTTTGTTGAATATTCCCATTAAAGGTTTTGTAGTGTTTTTTTCTTTCTTTTCATCAAATCCTAATTGTAGTGCTACATATCCATCTTTTTCTTCAGTTTTCTTTTGAAGAACAAAGTTAGGACCAGCTTCTACAACTGTTACTGGAACGAATTTTCCATCTTCAAAAATTTGAGTCATTCCAATTTTCTTTCCTAAAATTCCAGACATTTTTAACCTCCATCAAATAATATATTGGTTGATACAACCTACCCTTGTGGTTCTATTTTTTACCGCAAGAATAAAATCAACTTGTACTATTCTGTAAGTATGATGCTTGCGCATCATCTCCCATAAATAAATACCAAGAATAGAATTAAACTTGTTTAATTTCTATTCCTACACCAGCTGGTAAGTGAACTGATGTTAACGAACTAATAGCCTTATCTGTAGAATTTACTAATTCTATCATTCTTCTGTGCACTCTCATTTCGAATTGCTCTCTTGAATCTTTATTAACATGCACTGATCTTAAAACTGTATACTTTCTGATTTTTGTAGGTAAAGGCATAGGCCCTGCTACAGTAGCTCCACTTTTCTTTGCAGCCTCAGCTATTCTTTTTGCTGATTCATCAAGTAAAGTATAATCGTATGCTTTTAAATAGATTCTTAATTTGTTAGAAGCCATTTATATATTGCACCTCCTTTAAATTAACTACATAAGATAATTCTTATGCACTCTAAAGAGTATATCACAACTTTTTAAAAAATCAAAGATTTTTTTTAAAATATTAAAAATTTTTATATTTGATATCTCTATTAACTTTTTTGTGTACTCTTTCTCAGGTTTAAAAATATTTTTTCTTTTTTTATAACTAAAAAAGTCAGTTATAATTTTAAATTTACAACTGACTTTTGTATATATTAGATAGGTAATTTATGAATAATTATAGAGAAAATAACCATGCATAGAGTTGCAAGTGGTTGTGTGGCTCCATAAGATATTGCTGGTTCATCAGAATCTAGCGCATCTATAGCTGCTCCTAAACCTGGTGCTGATGTCATTCCACCTGTTATAGCTCCTGATAATAGAGTCCAGTTTACATGGAAAACATAGTGTCCTAACAAGAATCCAAATAGAACAGATAAAATAGCTACAAGTGCTGAAACAACTGCTATCATAATTCCATCTCCAGTAACAGCTTCAACAACACGGAAACCATAGTTTAATCCTGTTCCTGCTAAGAAAATTGATAAGAAATATGTTCTCATTTTTCCTAAAACAACAGAATCCATACGGAAGTTGATAGGTCCAATTTTTCCAATAGATCCTAAAATCAATGCAACTATGATTGCTCCACCAATACTTCCTAATGAAAATGTTCCTAGAGGTCCCATTGCAATTTTAATACTTCCTAAAAAATATCCTAAGAATGCTGCTATTGAGAAACCTACGAAGTCCATTTTAACTTCTGGAATAGTATTTTTTTCTGAATCTTTAACATTGCTTAAATCTATTTTCTTTTGAGCAAAGTACTTTTCTTTTTCTTTTTCAACATCAAATCTAAACATTCTTGGAATGAAATTAATACCTAAAATTAAGAATAATACTCCAAATGGATATCCAATTGAGTGTCCTACTCCAACCCCAGCTTTTGCTTCAGTTACATATATTTCTGTATCTTCTGCTGATAGACTTGTTGTGTTTTCAACTGTCATTTTTTCTGGAATTGCTTCATTTTTTAATTTTGCATCTCTTTCTTTTGCATTATTAATTATAGCTAATATCTTTACTTTTGTTCCTTCATCAAGATTTTCAAAATTAGCTGCCGAATGTTTTGATTCAGATTCTGAAGATTCAGTTGCTGCTGCAAGTCCTGCTGAACTTGTTAAAGCTCCAGTATAAGTTCCTGTTATTTGATATGGACTCATATTCTTTAATGCTTTTGAAAAACCATAAGATGCTACTGCTCCAACAAATGGTATAAATATAGCCAAAATTACAAATTGTTTTCCAAATTTAGTAATAGCATATTTCATATCTTTAGCTGCTAAAAGCCCTGTTCCAACTATGAAAATAAGTAGTGATAAATTCATTATAGAGCTATCTATAATATTTCCCTTTAGTACATTTTGGGCTTTTGTAAAAAATTTACTACCTTCTGGAATTGTTACTGCATACTTTGTTAGAAAATATCCAACAAACAGACCAATGAATAAAGTTCCAGTAATTCCAAAATTGAATTTCTTAAACTTTATATCTCCAAATAGGTTTCCTAAAGTCATAGTGAAAAATAATAAAACTAATGAATTAAAAATAAAACCGACCAAATCGAAATGCATAAAAATCCCTCCTTAAGTAAAAAATTTAAATTTGTTATATATTATCACATTTTTCAATAATTTCAAAACTTTTTATTTGCAAAATTAATAATTTGCTGTTTTTATTCTACTATATCAAAAATATTTGTTATAAAATCTAACAATTTTTATTGTTATTAAAATTAAGAAAAAATAAAAAAATTATATTTTATTATAAAAATTTTTTTTAATTTATTGAAAATAAAAAAACTGATTGAAGTTTTCACTCCAATCAGCTTTTATAATTTAAGTTTTTAAATTAGAATATAACTCTTAGTCCTAATCCACCTCTAATATTTTTAGCTTTTGTATCATAACCTACATTTCCAGTTACTCCAACTCTTTGGTTATCTACTCCAATATTAAGGTCAGTTTTAACATTTCCTCTTCTATCTTCTTTTTCACCACGAATATTAAAGTAATCAGCACTTGTTCCAGCAACTCTTGCTTTATTCTTTCCATTTGCGACTCTTCCTAACTCATTTTCATAAGCTATTGTTACAGCAGCTCTCAAGGCTTTATTTCCTAGGTAAAGTTTATATGCCAATTCTGTTCCTATTTCTGGTCTTACAGATAAGTAGTCATTTGATTTAACTTCTAACTTCATTTCCCCAGATTTTTCTTTTATCTTAGATACTCTTCCATATTCAACTTTCAATGCTCCATAAGGTCTTACTGAAAGTCCTTCACTCAATCTAAATTCTTTTCCTACTTCATTTTTAACTCCCACTCCATAAGTGTTGTATTTAGATTTTGCATTGAATACTTCATCAACTACTAAGAATTTTCTATGCATTTTATTATATCCAGCAAAAATATCTCCAGATATTGTCCAATTTAAACTATTGTTATAATCAAATGGAATTGATTTAAAGATACCAACTTTTCCTTGTAATTGTTCTTCTTTAGAATTTCCAATATCTTTAAACTTAAATTTGTTATGAACTATACCTGCATACCAACCTGTTGATTCACCAAGTCTTACAGTTTCATCTTCATGAACATAAGCTACTCCATAAGCATTATTTTTATAGTCTATTATACCAGCTGTATCAGTCTTGTACTCTCCACTCATTCCAAAAGTTTTTACCTTATTAGAATCTTTAGATGGGTTAGACCAAGAATTTCTTAAATAAGAGAATTCTTTATCTAATA encodes the following:
- the secY gene encoding preprotein translocase subunit SecY, coding for MTLMEKFSSRLSSIVKIPELRERIIFTLLMFLVARVGTLIPAPGVDVDRLASMASKSDVLSYINMFSGGAFTRISIFSLGIIPYINASIVVSLLVSIIPQLEEIQKEGESGRNRITQWTRYLTIALAIIQGAGVCLWLQSVGLVYNPGISFFVRTITTLTAGTVFLMWVGEQISVKGIGNGVSLIIFLNVISRAPSSVIQTVQKMQGDKFLIPLFVLVAFLATVSIAGIVLFQLGQRKIPIHYVGKGFSSKSGIGEKSFIPLRLNTAGVMPVIFASVFMLIPGVIVNALPSDLQLKTTLSIIFGQNHPVYMILYALVIMFFSFFYTALVFDPEKVAENLRQSGGTIPGIRPGEETVEYLEGVASRITWGGGLFLAVISILPYVIFTSMGLPVYFGGTGIIIVVGVALDTIQQIDAHLVMRDYKGFI
- the rplO gene encoding 50S ribosomal protein L15 → MKLNELTPSVPKKNRKRIGRGNSSGWGKTAGKGSNGQNSRAGGGVKPYFEGGQMPIYRRVPKRGFSNAIFKKEYTVVSLSFLNDNFEDGEEVTLETLFNKFLIKKVRDGIKVLGNGELNKKLTVKVHKISKSAQAAIEAKGGTVEIVEVKGFERAESNK
- the rpmD gene encoding 50S ribosomal protein L30; amino-acid sequence: MARLRIELVKSIIGRKPNHIATAKSLGLKKMHDVVEHNETPELKGKLAQISYLLKIEEVQA
- the rpsE gene encoding 30S ribosomal protein S5 gives rise to the protein MLNREDNQYQEKLLKISRVSKTTKGGRTISFSVLAAVGDGEGKIGLGLGKANGVPDAIRKAIAAAKKNIVKISLKNNTIPHEITGRWGATTLWMAPAYEGTGVIAGSASREILELVGVHDILTKIKGSRNKHNVARATVEALKLLRTAQEIAALRGLEVKDILS
- the rplR gene encoding 50S ribosomal protein L18, whose translation is MFKKVDRKASRQKKQMSIRNKISGTPERPRLSVFRSNTNIFAQLIDDVNGVTLVSASTIDKALKGSIANGGNVEAAKAIGKAIAERAKEKGINAIVFDRSGYKYTGRVAALAEAAREAGLSF
- the rplF gene encoding 50S ribosomal protein L6; translation: MSRVGKKPIAVPSGVDFSVKDNVVTVKGPKGTLTKEFNKNITIKLEDGHITFERPNDEPFIRSIHGTTRALINNMVKGVSEGYRKTLTLVGVGYRAAAKGKGLEISLGFSHPVIIDEIPGITFTVEKNTTIHIDGIEKELVGQVAANIRAKRPPEPYKGKGVKYADEHIRRKEGKKS
- the rpsH gene encoding 30S ribosomal protein S8 codes for the protein MYLTDPIADMLTRVRNANAVMHEKVDIPHSKMKERIAEILKEQGYISNFKIVTDEENKKNIRVYLKYAGKERVIKGLKRISKPGRRVYSSVEDMPRVLSGLGIAIVSTSKGVITDKVARAEKVGGEVLAFVW
- the rpsN gene encoding 30S ribosomal protein S14, with product MAKKSMIARDVKRAKLVDKYAEKRAELKKRIAAGDMEAMFELNKLPKDSSVVRKRNRCQLDGRPRGFMREFGISRVKFRQLAGAGLIPGVKKSSW
- the rplE gene encoding 50S ribosomal protein L5, producing the protein MDKYVSRYHKFYNEVVVPKLMKELEIKNIMDCPKLEKIIVNMGVGEATQNSKLIDAAMADLTLITGQKPLLRKAKKSEAGFKLREGMPIGAKVTLRKERMYDFLDRLVNVVLPRVRDFEGVPSDSFDGRGNYSVGLRDQLVFPEIDFDKVEKLLGMSITMVSSAKTDEEGRALLKAFGMPFKK
- the rplX gene encoding 50S ribosomal protein L24, whose translation is MARPKIKFVPESLHVKTGDIVYVISGKDKKKTGKVLRVFPKKGKIIVEGINIVTKHLKPSQVNPQGGVVEKEAAIFSSKVMLFDEKTKQPTRVGYEVRDGKKVRVSKKSGEII
- the rplN gene encoding 50S ribosomal protein L14, whose translation is MVQQQTILNVADNSGAKKLMVIRVLGGSKKRFGRIGDIVVASVKEAIPGGNVKKGDVVKAVIVRTRKETRRDDGSYIKFDDNAGVVINNNNEPKATRIFGPVARELRAKNFMKILSLAIEVI